The sequence ATTTTTCTACGTCTAGTCTGTAAAACATGTATTGTACGTTACTTGGAGACCAGCAAGTATTGTCCCATCTGTGATGTCCAAGTTCACAAAACCAGACCACTACTGAATATAaggtaagaaaatgtttaaaattagtcTGTAATTGTTACTGGAATTGCATAATTTAGTGAAGGctatcctgttttatttcttcacacaAAATTTACCCTTGAATCTTCACCTGATGTGTATGCTTTGTGGAGGTTGCTCATTTCTTGCCATTTTAATGATGACTGACTTTAGACAAAGTTGAGAACTGTTCAAGtggattttaaggtttttatttacacatctttaaaaatctgaattcgTTCTCCATTTCTGCATTGCTTTATTGACTTTATGACAAGCAGGAATGAGTGTGTTCAAAAtacttccattcttttctctttattctttcctattaGCTAATTTAATAACTTGAAAGGCACACTTCTCTTGACTCCATGAAATGTGAagaattaatgaatataaaataaaagtatttttctattGATTGAAGAGTACTACtacataaagaaattttattctcATAATTGTTATCTTACTGATGGAGACTCTCACAATCAAGTAAAATACTATAGGAGAAAGAAAACGAAGAATGTATAGTAACTGATACGAGCATCTAAGGTTTTTGCCATTATAATTAAGAATttacttttctaattctttttcagGTCAGATAAAACTCTCCAAGATATTGTATACAAATTAGTTCCAGGGCTTTTCAAAAGTGAGTAACTTGGTTACAAATGAGTTTTTACAAAGTATTTATCTGTTTTATCTACTATAACAAATGtttaagactttctttttcctcctctagatgaaatgaaaagaagaaggGATTTTTATGCAGCTCATCCTTCAGCTGATGGTAAAATCTTTATAAGGGAAAAGACATTTTATCTGGAGGGAGAACTTATTATtcagtaatttattaaaattgagtTTAATTTAAAGTACCACTTCCATCTTCCTACGTAATATTTtaattgcatatttaattttctaaaattgagtTTCAAAATGTCTTCATAGCTGCCAATGGCTCTAACGAAGATAGAGGAGAAGTTGCAGATGAAGATAAAAGAATTATAACTGATGATGAGATAATAAGCTTATCCATTGAATTCTTCGACCAGAACAGGTAAATTTCGTAGGAAATGGGTTTTATGCTAATCCTTTCCTGGGTACATTGTTCCACTAATAAAGTTATGTTTCTTAGATTGGATCGGAAAGTAAACAAAGACAAGGAGAAACCTAAGGAGGAGGTATGTTTCATGTCACAAAAACCTATAGAAGAAACAGCATTTGGCTTCTAGATTTTATGAGGGTATATGCTGTGCTTTAGAATATTCTAGGGCCAGATGATGCTgtcaaatgggagaaaatgatcATATTTGATGTTTAAGGGTGATTTATATCTGATAGTAACTagatagaatttattttgtatgtagttactatttttacaaaatgctttAAAGAACTAATGCttaatgctttgttttatttaaagttttcttacTATGTCAGGAATCTGTTTATTTAGTATCAATAATAGTAAACTCAAAGTGTAGTTGAAAATATAGTCAGTCTCAGCTTTGGTATTCATACCTTTTATCATATTGGGGCAGtctaattaaaacttttttcttagctgaaaagaattttaagaaacaacttTTCTAACTGTATTCTTAGGTGAATGATAAGAGATATTTACGTTGCCCAGCAGCAATGACTGTGATGCACCTAAGAAAGTTTCTCAGAAGTAAAATGGACATACCTAATACTTTCCAGGTATCTGCCTTATAGTCTTGGTGCAtttaatgtggatttttttaaatacaggacTTAATTGGAACTATCTCTTAAAGTGGTTAGTCTGAATTTGGTTTATGCTATGAATATAAATTCCTTCATaatttcaggaaatatttctcgtcttttccttttaaagtttccAGGGGGAGTCTTTCTTTGTCCAAGTGTTTGGAGAGAATGTCTTTTGAAGCATTTTTGGATTGTATTTAGATGACCAAGAAAATCTGGATTTACCTTTGTTCTTTATGGTACTTAATAATCGAAGTATCATTTTTCAATAGATCGATGTCATGTATGAAGAGGAACCTTTAAAGGATTACTATACACTGATGGATATTGCCTACATTTACACCTGGAGAAGGGTAAGTAGCATATCTAATACTTGAAGATTATTGTGGTAAACCGTATTTAAagaggactgattttttttttttccttttaactttgtAGAATGGTCCGCTTCCTTTGAAATACAGAGTTCGACCTACTTGTAAAAGAATGAAGATCAGTCACCAGAGAGATGGACTGACAAATGCTGGAGAACTGGAAAGTGACTCTGGGAGTGACAAGGCCAACAGCCCAGCAGGAGGTATCCCCTCCACCTCTTCTTGTTTGCCTAGCCCCAGCACTCCAGTTCAGTCTCCtcaccctcagtttcctcacatttCCAGTACTATGAACGGAACCAGCAGCAGCCCCGGCGGTAACCACCAATCTTCCTTTGCCAATAGACCTCGAAAATCGTCAGTAAATGGGTCGTCAGCAACTTCTTCTGGTTGATACCTGAgactgttaaggaaaaaaaaattttaagtccctGATTTATATAGATATCTTCATGCCATTACAGCTTTAGAGATGCTAATACATGTGACTATCGTccaatttgctttcttttgtagTGACATTAAATTTGGCTATAAAAGATGGACTAGATGTGGTATTCATATGGACGTTAATCGAAAAGAAAGATTGTTCCTACAAATTGGTTTCTGAGAAGGCAGGCAAGATGTTTTCCTGTGTGTTAGGAAAGATGGGAAATGGTTTCTGTAACCATGGTTCGGATTTGAAAATACTCTGCAGTGGATATAAACATTGGGCCATAGTTTGTTAATCTCAACTAACGCCTACATTACATTCTCCTTGATTGTTCTTGTTATTATGCTGTTTTGTGAACCTGTAGAAAACAAgtgctttttatcttgaaattcaacaaatggaaagaatatgCATAGAATAATGCATTCTATGTAGCCATGTCACTGTGAATAACGACTTCTTGCATATTTAGCCATTTTGATTCCTGTTTGATTTTTACTTCTCTGTTGCTACACAAAACCGATCAAAGGAAAGTAAACTTCAGTTTTACAATCTGTATGCCTAAAAGCGGGTACTACCGTTTATTTTACTGACTTGTTTAAATGATTCGCTTTTGTAAGAATCAGATGGCATTATGCTTGTTGTACAATGCCATATTGGTATATGACATAACAGGAAACAGTATtgtatgatatatttataaatactataaagaaaatattgtgtTTCATGCATTCAGAAATGGTTGTTAAAATTCTCCCAACTGGTTCGAC is a genomic window of Acinonyx jubatus isolate Ajub_Pintada_27869175 chromosome B4, VMU_Ajub_asm_v1.0, whole genome shotgun sequence containing:
- the BMI1 gene encoding polycomb complex protein BMI-1 isoform X1; its protein translation is MHRTTRIKITELNPHLMCVLCGGYFIDATTIIECLHSFCKTCIVRYLETSKYCPICDVQVHKTRPLLNIRSDKTLQDIVYKLVPGLFKNEMKRRRDFYAAHPSADAANGSNEDRGEVADEDKRIITDDEIISLSIEFFDQNRLDRKVNKDKEKPKEEVNDKRYLRCPAAMTVMHLRKFLRSKMDIPNTFQIDVMYEEEPLKDYYTLMDIAYIYTWRRNGPLPLKYRVRPTCKRMKISHQRDGLTNAGELESDSGSDKANSPAGGIPSTSSCLPSPSTPVQSPHPQFPHISSTMNGTSSSPGGNHQSSFANRPRKSSVNGSSATSSG
- the BMI1 gene encoding polycomb complex protein BMI-1 isoform X2, giving the protein MHRTTRIKITELNPHLMCVLCGGYFIDATTIIECLHSFCKTCIVRYLETSKYCPICDVQVHKTRPLLNIRSDKTLQDIVYKLVPGLFKNEMKRRRDFYAAHPSADAANGSNEDRGEVADEDKRIITDDEIISLSIEFFDQNRLDRKVNKDKEKPKEEVNDKRYLRCPAAMTVMHLRKFLRSKMDIPNTFQIDVMYEEEPLKDYYTLMDIAYIYTWRRNGPLPLKYRVRPTCKRMKISHQRDGLTNAGELESDSGSDKANSPAGVL